From the Streptomyces sp. Sge12 genome, the window CTTCCTCTTCCTCGCCGAGGGGCTGCGGCTGCGTGAACAGGGCGGCCAGATCTACGACCTGGACGTGGTCGGCCGCCCCGACACCTTCACCGTGCTCGCCGCCCTGGCCGCCGTCACCGAGCGCCTCGGGCTGACCGGGACCATCAACTCCACCTTCAACGAGCCCTACGAGGTGGCCCGCCAGTTCGCCACCCTCGACCACCTCTCCGAGGGCCGGGCCGCCTGGAACGTGGTGACCTCCTGGGACGCGTTCACCGGCGAGAACTTCCGGCGCGGCGGGTTCCTGCCGCGCGAGGAGCGGTACTCCCGCGCGAAGGAGTTCCTGGAAACCGCGAACGGACTCTTCGACTCCTGGAACGGCACCGAGATCGCCGCCGACCCCGGTGCGGGCGTCTTCCTGCGGGACGCGCGGGCCGGTGCCTTCGCCCACCGGGGGCAGCACTTCGACATCGAGGGACGGTTCAACGTGCCGCGCAGCCCCCAGGGCCGGCCGGTGATCTTCCAGGCGGGCGACTCCGACGAGGGCCGCGAGTTCGCCGCTTCCTCCGCCGACGCGATCTTCGGCCGCGACGGAACCCTCGAAGCCGGGCGCGCGTTCTACGCCGACGTCAAGGGCCGGCTCGCCAAGTACGGGCGCACGCACGACGAGTTGAAGATCCTGCCCGCGGCCACCTTCGTCCTCGGCGACACCGACGCCGAGGCCCACGAGATCGCCCACGAAGTACGCCGCCGCCAGGTCAGCGGGCAGACCGCCATCAAGTTCCTGGAACACGTCTGGAACCGCGACCTGTCCGCCTACGACCCGGACGGCCCACTGCCCGACATCGACCCCGAGGTCGGGGAGAACACCGTCGCCCTCGGCAGGGCCAGCGTCCGCCAGTTCCGCGACCCCCTGGAGACCGCCCGGCAGTGGCGCCGGCTGGCCGAGGCCAAGAACCTCTCCATCCGCGAGCTCGTCATCTCCACCACCGCCGACCAGACCTTCGTCGGCTCCGCCGCCACCGTCGCCGAGCAGATCGACACCCTCGTACAGGCGGACGCGGCCGACGGCTTCATCCTCGTCCCCCACATCACCCCCGGCGGCCTGGACGACTTCGCCGACACCGTCGTCCCGCTCCTCCAGGAACGCGGCGTCTTCCGCACCGAATACGCCGGCACCACCCTCCGCGACCACCTCGGTCTCGACGTGCCGCGGCCGGCATCCGGCAGGCAGACCGTGGCCTCATGAAGTTCCTGGCCATCACCCTGATCACGGACTCCGCGGACCCGGTGACGGGCGCCCCCACACCCACGCACGAGCGGTTCCGCGAGGTGGTCGCCGCCGCGCTGCTCGCGGAGGAGCTCGGCTTCGACGGCTTCGGGGTCGGCGAACGCCACGAGCGGCCCTTCCTGTCGTCGTCGCCGCCCGTGGTGCTCAGCCACATCGCCGCGCTGACCCGCCGGATCAGGCTGTTCACCGCCGTGACCACCCTGAGCCTGCTGGACCCGGTGCGGGCGTACGAGGACTACGCGACCCTCGACCACCTCTCCGGCGGCCGCCTGGAGCTGATGATCGGCAAGGGCAACGGCACCGCCCAGCGCGAGCTGTTCCACGTGACCCCCGAGGACCAGTGGGAGCGCAACGCCGAGGGCTACGAGCTGTTCCGGCGCATCTGGCGCGAGGACAAGGTGAGCGCCGAGCCGCGCTTCCGCCCGCCGCTGGCCGGCGCCGAGGTGCTGCCCAGGCCATTCCAGCCGGCCCTGCGGGTCTGGCACGGCAGCGCCACCAGCAAGGAGTCCGTCGAGCTCGCCGCCCGCTACGGAGACCCGCTCTTCTCGGCCAACGTCACCCATCCGATCGGCCCGTACGCCGAACTGGTCCGCCACTACCGGGAGCGCTGGGAGCACTACGGGCACGATCCGGCGCACGCCGTCGTCGGCGCGGGCACGGCCGGCTATCACGCGGCCGCCACCTCGCAACAGGCGGTGGCGGCGTACCGGCCCGCCTTCGCCCGGTACCTCGCCGCCCACAAGCAGCAGGGCGTGGATCCCGTCTTTTCGACGCTGGAGGACTTCGTCGAGCGGAGCTCGGCCCTGGTCGGCAGCCCCCAGCAGGTGATCGA encodes:
- a CDS encoding NtaA/DmoA family FMN-dependent monooxygenase (This protein belongs to a clade of FMN-dependent monooxygenases, within a broader family of flavin-dependent oxidoreductases, the luciferase-like monooxygenase (LMM) family, some of whose members use coenzyme F420 rather than FMN.); this encodes MTSKPLKQIHLAAHFPGVNNTTVWSDPAAGSHIDFDSFVHFARTAERARFDFLFLAEGLRLREQGGQIYDLDVVGRPDTFTVLAALAAVTERLGLTGTINSTFNEPYEVARQFATLDHLSEGRAAWNVVTSWDAFTGENFRRGGFLPREERYSRAKEFLETANGLFDSWNGTEIAADPGAGVFLRDARAGAFAHRGQHFDIEGRFNVPRSPQGRPVIFQAGDSDEGREFAASSADAIFGRDGTLEAGRAFYADVKGRLAKYGRTHDELKILPAATFVLGDTDAEAHEIAHEVRRRQVSGQTAIKFLEHVWNRDLSAYDPDGPLPDIDPEVGENTVALGRASVRQFRDPLETARQWRRLAEAKNLSIRELVISTTADQTFVGSAATVAEQIDTLVQADAADGFILVPHITPGGLDDFADTVVPLLQERGVFRTEYAGTTLRDHLGLDVPRPASGRQTVAS
- a CDS encoding LLM class flavin-dependent oxidoreductase, with the protein product MKFLAITLITDSADPVTGAPTPTHERFREVVAAALLAEELGFDGFGVGERHERPFLSSSPPVVLSHIAALTRRIRLFTAVTTLSLLDPVRAYEDYATLDHLSGGRLELMIGKGNGTAQRELFHVTPEDQWERNAEGYELFRRIWREDKVSAEPRFRPPLAGAEVLPRPFQPALRVWHGSATSKESVELAARYGDPLFSANVTHPIGPYAELVRHYRERWEHYGHDPAHAVVGAGTAGYHAAATSQQAVAAYRPAFARYLAAHKQQGVDPVFSTLEDFVERSSALVGSPQQVIEKVHRYHEAFGHTALHLQAEPGGLTPAEHRASLELFQSQIAPVLRREIPDPSFPDL